A part of Ptychodera flava strain L36383 unplaced genomic scaffold, AS_Pfla_20210202 Scaffold_57__1_contigs__length_852473_pilon, whole genome shotgun sequence genomic DNA contains:
- the LOC139128506 gene encoding protein Daple-like yields the protein MATKPDNTSGFCNCHHECTNTSDCTWKYLNYDSDLHHGGCAVKYYNMEFLGVCGNCGKMVASDRDIKTGRRQCHTGTTDASSENSKDDGLCQIDSANEHAKLLTTSKDKSTKVLLKQPITNREMVKTLADYRRTEKCSNSSEAKDFDWLKTKTVIDDVIALNQSADQCQQKESRGDNHECNEDAISSMLQDDNTSKCKGNDTPGTLTDKCTSDITDKGVKNGDIIDEFVRTGDITVECVQTSDITTECVKTSDITAKCVPVQTNDITAKCVQTNGITAKCVQTNDITAKCVQTSDIIEKCAQTGDKQQNNKTKPVIDYFHHHDHNYTVQLPKHETVEKQKEETVKDSVDCHGDGDLDDICAPCFDDATDPMMEDKHQEIMNSWIKNCAKCHEMPAVVDDSIERNTTASTSHNQHCHHCLNSDVTNDSSCVDSQRLANKDSSCVDSQRLANKDSSCVDSRKLANHDKIQHKQEQQQSMSQISESSKVDEKSMEEHSLSHGVSRETVAMTANSRHSRNISISDMQMTKTVSDSDLRDSDQEVVDQSVVMETVEEFSQVKDAYGSEIEYVSRVSVDLNHQLNNDGDCSTMVEQSKHTCHNEMSNMRRNVEESMNSEELPSIKRTSFDGSTKTQYSAKIENDKMSERNRKNAILARENRQKKKQYVEKLELENNSLKSENQELKTEVKSLMKEISNLKEETTYLKSVLAHQSTLSGLLKNIEKSNVTLTTSFKRQHYDEPEAKRFKNSTTSGGVCLHVSDKNVSLEFCAKCAAMAGNLDQT from the exons atggcaacaaaacCTGACAACACATCTGGCTTCTGTAACTGCCATCATGAGTGTACCAATACATCGGATTGTACCtggaaatatttaaattacGATAGTGATCTCCACCATGGCGGCTGTGCGGTGAAGTATTACAACATGGAATTCCTGGGTGTGTGTGGGAATTGTGGCAAGATGGTGGCAAGTGATCGTGACATCAAAACTGGGAGAAGGCAATGTCACACAGGAACTACTGATGCATCCAGTGAGAACAGCAAGGATGATGGCTTATGCCAGATAGATTCAGCTAATGAACATGCCAAGTTATTGACAACATCAAAAGATAAAAGTACCAAAGTTCTGTTGAAGCAGCCAATTACAAACAGGGAAATGGTCAAGACTTTAGCAG aTTACAGAAGAACTGAAAAGTGTTCAAATTCATCAGAAGCCAAGGATTTTGATTggctgaaaacaaaaactgtcATAGATGATGTCATAGCTCTGAACCAATCAGCAgatcaatgtcaacaaaaaGAGTCAAGAGGAGACAACCATGAATGTAATGAGGATGCCATAAGTAGTATGCTACAAGATGACAATACATCAAAATGTAAAGGGAATGATACTCCAGGTACATTAACTGATAAATGTACCAGTGACATCACAGATAAGGGTGTGAAGAACGGTGACATCATAGATGAGTTTGTAAGGACTGGTGACATCACAGTTGAGTGTGTACAGACCAGTGACATCACAACAGAGTGTGTAAAAACCAGTGATATCACAGCAAAGTGTGTACCGGTACAGACCAATGATATTACAGCAAAGTGTGTCCAGACCAATGGCATCACAGCAAAGTGTGTACAGACCAATGACATCACTGCAAAGTGTGTACAGACCAGTGACATCATAGAAAAGTGTGCACAGACTggagataaacaacaaaacaataaaacaaagcCAGTGattgattattttcatcatcatgatcacAACTATACAGTGCAGCTGCCAAAACATGAAACTgtagaaaaacaaaaagaagaaaCAGTTAAAGATTCTGTCG ATTGCCATGGTGATGGTGACCTTGACGATATATGCGCACCATGTTTTGATGATGCCACTGACCCAATGATGGAAGACAAACACCAAGAAATAATGAATTCCTGGATTAAAAATTGTGCTAAATGCCATGAAATGCCTGCAGTTGTTGATGATAGTATTGAAAGAAATACCACAGCCAGTACAAGTCATAATCAGCACTGTCATCACTGTTTAAACAGCGATGTGACCAATGACAGTAGTTGTGTTGACAGTCAAAGACTGGCCAATAAAGACAGTAGTTGTGTTGACAGTCAAAGACTGGCCAATAAAGACAGTAGTTGTGTTGACAGTCGAAAACTAGCCAATCATGACAAGATACAACACAAACAAGAACAGCAACAGTCAATGAGTCAAATttctgaaagttcaaaggttgatGAAAAATCCATGGAGGAGCACAGCCTGTCACATGGTGTTTCTAGGGAAACAGTTGCCATGACagcaaacagtagacattcaaGGAATATTAGTATCAGTGACATGCAAATGACCAAGACAGTGTCAGATTCAGATTTGAGGGACAGTGATCaagaagtggtagatcagagtgttgtcatggaaacagtgGAAGAATTTTCTCAAGTCAAAGATGCCTATGGTAGTGAAATTGAGTATGTGAGTAGAGTTTCAGTAGACTTGAACCATCAGCTGAACAATGATGGAGACTGTAGTACAATGGTTGAACAATCAAAACATACATGTCATAATGAAATGTCAAATATGAGAAGAAATGTGGAAGAGTCCATGAATAGTGAGGAATTGCCCTCCATCAAGAGGACATCATTTGATGGATCAACAAAAACCCAATACTCTGCAaagattgaaaatgataaaatgtcagaaagaaacagaaaaaatgcaATACTTGCCAGGGAAAACAGACAAAAGAAGAAACAGTATGTTGAAAAATTAGAATTGGAAAATAATTCTTTGAAATCAGAAAATCAGGAATTGAAGACAGAAGTGAAGAgtttgatgaaagaaatatcaaatttaaaagaagAGACTACATATTTAAAGAGTGTACTTGCTCATCAAAGCACTTTGTCAGGattgttgaaaaatattgaaaaaagtaatgTAACCTTGACAACATCATTTAAAAGACAGCATTATGATGAACCAGAAGCGAAAAGGTTTAAAAATTCCACAACAAGTGGTGGAGTGTGCCTTCATGTTAGTGATAAAAATGTATCATTAGAATTCTGTGCAAAATGTGCTGCAATGGCTGGTAATCTTGACCAAACGTAG